In Rheinheimera sp. MM224, one DNA window encodes the following:
- a CDS encoding 4-oxalocrotonate tautomerase family protein encodes MPYVNIRVTEEGVTAAQKLQLIEGVTDLLSDVLGKDPTTTFVIIDEVKTDNWGLNRENITSRRQREAAKKVK; translated from the coding sequence ATGCCGTACGTTAATATTCGAGTTACCGAAGAAGGTGTGACTGCAGCCCAAAAACTGCAGCTGATAGAAGGTGTTACAGATTTACTCAGCGACGTATTGGGTAAAGACCCTACCACAACTTTTGTCATTATCGATGAGGTAAAAACCGACAATTGGGGCCTGAACCGAGAAAATATCACTAGCCGTCGCCAGCGCGAAGCTGCGAAAAAGGTTAAATAA
- a CDS encoding organic hydroperoxide resistance protein, with protein sequence MITTIEKVVYTGKTHTTGGRNGESHSSDGRLEIKLSAPGSSGPGTNPEQLLAAGWSACFIGAMGKAAAELKVALPKDTAVDAEIDLGLTDDAYFLQARLNVSLPGLDPQIAKQLTEKAHQICPYSKATRGNIAVTIQLI encoded by the coding sequence ATGATCACTACAATTGAAAAAGTTGTTTACACAGGTAAAACCCACACCACTGGCGGTCGCAATGGTGAATCTCATAGTTCTGATGGTCGTTTAGAGATCAAACTGTCAGCCCCAGGTTCATCAGGTCCAGGCACCAATCCGGAGCAACTGCTGGCTGCTGGCTGGTCGGCTTGTTTTATTGGCGCTATGGGTAAAGCTGCGGCTGAGTTAAAAGTAGCACTACCAAAAGATACAGCTGTAGATGCTGAAATTGATTTGGGCCTGACAGATGACGCCTATTTTTTACAGGCGCGTCTGAATGTCAGCTTGCCTGGTCTGGATCCACAAATTGCAAAACAGCTGACTGAAAAGGCACATCAAATCTGCCCTTACTCTAAAGCGACTCGTGGCAATATCGCTGTAACTATTCAGTTAATTTAA